In Segatella copri, the DNA window CGTTGGAGTTGGCTCGTCAGCAAGAGCTTGACTTAGTCGAGATATCTCCTAATGCGCAACCACCAGTTTGCCGTATAGTTGACTATTCTAAATTCCTTTACCAGCAGAAGAAGCATGCAAAGGAAATGAAGCAGAAGCAGGTAAAGGTGGAGACCAAGGAAATCCGTTTCGGACCTCAGACCGATGAGCACGACTATCAGTTCAAGCTCAAGCACGCTATGGAGTTCCTCAACGAGGGTAACAAGGTTCGTGCATACGTTTTCTTCCGTGGTCGCTCAATTCTCTTCAAGGAGCAGGGTGAGGTTCTTCTTCTCCGTTTCGCCAATGATTTGGAAGAGTACGGAAAGGTGGAGCAGATGCCAAAGCTCGAAGGTAAGAAGATGTTCCTCTACATGAGTCCTAAGAAGGCTGGTACTGCTAAGAAGAGCCAGCAGAAGATGGACCGTGAGAAGCGAGAGGCTGAAGCTAAGGCTGCTGCAGATGCAGAGCGCGCTGCTAATGCAGAGAAGAATGGCTTGCTAGCCAATGCTAAAGGCGGCGATGCCCTGAAGAAACTCGCAGAAGGAACAGAGGATTAAGAGAAAAAGATGCGTAACGCCCTGGTATATGCGTTGCCATCGCTATAATAAATAACAATTTAAAATTAAAAGTAAAAATGCCAAAAGTAAAGACTAATTCCGGCGCAAAGAAGAGATTCCGTTTCACCGGTACAGGTAAGATTAAGCGTCATCACGCTTTCCACAGTCACATCTTGACTAAGAAGACAAAGAAGCAGAAGAGAAATCTCCTTGGTGAGACTCTCGTAGACCGTTCAAACTTGAAGCAGGTTCGCGACTTGCTCTGCCTCCGTTAATTATTAACTTTTTAGTCGAACTTTTAAAGAAAAAAAATTATGCCAAGATCAGTAAATCACGTTGCATCAAAAGCAAAAAGAACAAGAATCTTGAAGCTCACTAAGGGTTACTATGGAGCTCGCAAGAATGTATGGACAGTAGCTAAGAACACTTGGGAGAAGGGTCTTACCTACGCTTATCGCGATCGTCGTAACAAGAAGCGCACATTCCGCGCATTGTGGATCCAGCGTATCAACGCTGCTGCTCGCCTCGATGGTATGAGCTACAGCCAGTTGATGGGTGCTCTTCACAAGGCTGGTATCGAGATT includes these proteins:
- the rplT gene encoding 50S ribosomal protein L20, giving the protein MPRSVNHVASKAKRTRILKLTKGYYGARKNVWTVAKNTWEKGLTYAYRDRRNKKRTFRALWIQRINAAARLDGMSYSQLMGALHKAGIEINRKVLADLAVNNPEAFKAIVAKVK
- the rpmI gene encoding 50S ribosomal protein L35, whose translation is MPKVKTNSGAKKRFRFTGTGKIKRHHAFHSHILTKKTKKQKRNLLGETLVDRSNLKQVRDLLCLR
- the infC gene encoding translation initiation factor IF-3, encoding MKNDKMKNQYRVNEQIRARDVRVVSDGGAEVMPARKALELARQQELDLVEISPNAQPPVCRIVDYSKFLYQQKKHAKEMKQKQVKVETKEIRFGPQTDEHDYQFKLKHAMEFLNEGNKVRAYVFFRGRSILFKEQGEVLLLRFANDLEEYGKVEQMPKLEGKKMFLYMSPKKAGTAKKSQQKMDREKREAEAKAAADAERAANAEKNGLLANAKGGDALKKLAEGTED